From Thermomonas sp. XSG, one genomic window encodes:
- a CDS encoding SRPBCC family protein, translating to MTRLLEILISLAIVVALYLVVGLALPSSRHLVEKIETNRKLTIVFDTLNSFRRFKDWNTLVLRDPGMQVTLSGPEEGEGAQFDYASDKKGVGKGSWKIVESVPREKIAFAIENQERGDNKRTEFTFKPTGRNNRNVEITQTYDVDYGWNLIGRYAGLYVTRHVGDDMKMGLTRLVNMLAAVPNVDYAVKDSKMTTPKVVERPAEDLLVVSAGAVERGNAQIQASMTSNSEWIKRVIDANGLEAVGPLRIVTTDLGRETYTFDVVQPVRKKDGSAITSVATQGPVQHVQSPASKAAVASYTGYMAELENVRNALRAWAATHGHEVKDRAFEDYKSGVSGAFTENGQFDVYWPVK from the coding sequence ATGACTCGTCTGCTCGAGATCCTGATTTCGCTCGCGATCGTCGTGGCGCTGTACCTGGTGGTTGGCCTTGCGTTGCCGTCTTCGCGCCACCTGGTGGAGAAGATCGAAACCAATCGCAAGCTCACCATCGTGTTCGATACCCTCAACAGCTTCCGTCGCTTCAAGGACTGGAACACGCTGGTACTGCGCGACCCCGGCATGCAGGTGACCCTGTCCGGTCCGGAGGAAGGCGAGGGCGCCCAGTTCGACTACGCGTCGGACAAGAAGGGCGTCGGCAAGGGTTCCTGGAAGATCGTCGAGAGCGTGCCGCGCGAGAAGATCGCGTTCGCGATCGAGAACCAGGAGCGCGGCGACAACAAGCGCACCGAATTCACCTTCAAGCCGACCGGCCGCAACAACCGCAACGTCGAGATCACCCAGACCTACGACGTGGACTACGGCTGGAACCTGATCGGCCGCTACGCCGGCCTGTACGTCACCCGCCACGTGGGCGACGACATGAAGATGGGCCTGACCCGCCTGGTCAACATGCTGGCCGCGGTGCCGAACGTCGACTACGCGGTCAAGGACAGCAAGATGACCACCCCGAAGGTGGTCGAACGCCCGGCCGAGGACCTGCTGGTGGTGAGCGCCGGTGCGGTCGAGCGCGGCAACGCGCAGATCCAGGCATCGATGACCTCCAACAGCGAGTGGATCAAGCGCGTGATCGACGCCAACGGCCTCGAGGCAGTCGGGCCGCTGCGCATCGTCACCACCGACCTCGGCCGCGAGACCTACACCTTCGACGTGGTGCAGCCGGTCCGCAAGAAGGACGGCAGCGCGATCACCAGTGTCGCCACCCAGGGCCCTGTGCAGCACGTGCAGAGCCCGGCCTCGAAGGCCGCGGTGGCTTCGTACACCGGCTACATGGCCGAGCTGGAGAACGTCCGCAACGCGCTGCGCGCTTGGGCCGCGACCCATGGGCATGAAGTCAAGGACCGCGCCTTCGAGGACTATAAGTCCGGCGTGTCCGGCGCCTTCACCGAAAACGGCCAGTTCGACGTCTACTGGCCGGTGAAGTAA
- a CDS encoding DUF423 domain-containing protein, translating into MNSHGTPAFVVYRRYFAAVGGLLAALAVALSAYAMHAAAPESQARMLQAAIFAFAHGVALSALAPLAQRPTGLLALAMLLGGVLLFSGSLLAVAMLGLPSTLAPFGGALMIGGWLLHAYDRLRG; encoded by the coding sequence ATGAACAGCCACGGCACCCCCGCTTTCGTCGTCTACCGGCGCTACTTCGCCGCCGTCGGCGGCCTGCTTGCCGCGTTGGCGGTGGCACTGTCCGCCTACGCCATGCACGCGGCCGCGCCGGAGTCGCAGGCGCGCATGCTGCAGGCGGCCATCTTCGCCTTCGCCCATGGGGTGGCTCTGTCCGCGCTGGCGCCGCTGGCGCAACGGCCGACGGGGCTGCTGGCCCTGGCCATGCTGCTGGGCGGGGTGCTCCTGTTCAGTGGCAGCCTGCTGGCCGTGGCGATGCTGGGGCTGCCGTCGACGCTGGCCCCGTTCGGCGGTGCGCTGATGATTGGCGGCTGGCTGCTGCACGCCTACGATCGCCTGCGCGGCTGA
- a CDS encoding DNA-3-methyladenine glycosylase, with the protein MSRQARGFDTAEAFAHLCRRDRKLGAWMRRLDPIGANPQWRKPFDPVDALARAILYQQLSGKAAATIVGRVETAIGSDRFHCDTLARIDDAALRGCGVSGNKLLALRDLARREEAGEIPTLRRMAAMSDDDIVAALVPVRGIGRWTVEMMLMFRLGRPDVLPIDDLGIRKGAQAVDKLEAMPTPKELTARGERWGPYRSYASFYLWRIADAAAGAKQAVARSQD; encoded by the coding sequence ATGTCGCGCCAAGCCAGGGGGTTCGATACGGCGGAGGCATTCGCGCACCTGTGCAGGCGCGACCGCAAGCTGGGCGCGTGGATGCGCCGTCTGGACCCCATCGGGGCCAATCCGCAGTGGCGCAAGCCGTTCGACCCGGTCGATGCGCTGGCCCGCGCCATCCTCTACCAACAGCTCAGCGGCAAGGCGGCGGCAACGATCGTCGGCCGCGTGGAAACCGCCATCGGCAGCGACCGTTTCCACTGCGACACGCTGGCACGGATCGACGATGCCGCCCTGCGCGGGTGCGGCGTCTCCGGCAACAAACTGCTGGCGCTGCGCGATCTGGCGCGGCGCGAAGAGGCGGGCGAGATCCCCACCTTGCGACGGATGGCGGCGATGAGCGACGACGATATCGTCGCCGCGCTGGTGCCGGTCCGCGGCATCGGCCGCTGGACGGTGGAGATGATGCTGATGTTCCGGCTTGGCCGTCCCGACGTGCTGCCGATCGACGACCTGGGCATTCGCAAGGGCGCGCAGGCGGTGGACAAGCTCGAAGCGATGCCGACCCCGAAGGAACTGACGGCGCGCGGCGAACGCTGGGGGCCGTACCGCAGCTATGCCAGCTTCTACCTGTGGCGGATCGCCGATGCCGCCGCGGGCGCAAAGCAGGCAGTGGCACGGTCGCAGGACTGA
- a CDS encoding DUF488 family protein has product MAVRIIRLGTARLPAEGLRIGTVRRPPRGVPKAEFAKRDFYDTWLPTVAPSQEAMDMAHAATTPARWRAFFRRYRSEMKRPDAAHAIALLAALSQGTDFSVGCYCEDEAHCHRHELRKLLLEAGAKLAP; this is encoded by the coding sequence ATGGCTGTCCGCATCATCCGCCTTGGCACGGCGCGCCTGCCCGCGGAAGGACTGCGGATCGGCACCGTACGGCGGCCGCCGCGCGGCGTACCGAAAGCGGAGTTCGCCAAGCGTGATTTCTACGACACCTGGCTGCCGACCGTGGCGCCCAGCCAGGAAGCGATGGATATGGCCCACGCGGCGACCACGCCGGCGCGGTGGCGGGCGTTCTTCCGCCGCTACCGGAGCGAGATGAAGCGGCCCGACGCCGCGCACGCCATCGCGCTGCTGGCGGCGTTGTCGCAAGGCACGGATTTCAGCGTGGGCTGCTACTGCGAGGACGAGGCACATTGCCATCGCCACGAACTGCGCAAGCTGCTGCTGGAGGCCGGCGCGAAGCTCGCCCCCTAG
- a CDS encoding TraB/GumN family protein, with the protein MRKAMLAAAVTLGLMSMPLQAQQAAPPVDGIRTEATVVVEGEQPGPGLWLVRKGSHDLYILGTLRPLPMKMQWQSAQVRQVLAQAREVIRMRGVQIDADVGFFKGLLLMPKLLGARNNPDDRKLQEVVSPASYARWQALKARYIGSDGGVEKRRPLFAAQELYSAAMKKSGLDTHDLAWPVVAEAIKAHSPTVTVVRETITIKDPKPLLKEWSKTTLDDLACFDNTMRRIETDLGTMRARANAWATGDIAALRSLPAAEQWEACNSAISETGVGKRLGYGDAKHKLRTKWLAAAETALARNTVSFATLSLNDMLGADGYLAGLEARGYTVIAPDE; encoded by the coding sequence ATGCGAAAGGCGATGTTGGCGGCAGCGGTGACGCTCGGGTTGATGTCGATGCCGCTGCAGGCGCAGCAGGCCGCGCCGCCGGTGGATGGCATCCGCACCGAGGCCACCGTGGTGGTGGAGGGCGAGCAGCCCGGCCCGGGCCTGTGGCTGGTGCGCAAGGGCAGCCATGACCTCTACATCCTCGGCACGCTGCGGCCCCTGCCGATGAAGATGCAGTGGCAGTCGGCCCAGGTGCGGCAGGTGCTGGCGCAGGCGCGGGAGGTGATCCGCATGCGCGGCGTGCAGATCGATGCCGACGTGGGCTTCTTCAAGGGCCTGCTGCTGATGCCGAAGCTGCTGGGTGCACGCAACAATCCGGACGACAGGAAACTGCAGGAAGTGGTGTCGCCCGCGTCCTATGCGCGCTGGCAGGCGCTGAAGGCGCGCTACATCGGCAGCGACGGCGGCGTGGAGAAGCGGCGCCCGCTGTTCGCCGCGCAGGAGCTGTACTCGGCGGCGATGAAGAAAAGCGGCCTGGACACCCACGACCTGGCCTGGCCGGTGGTGGCGGAGGCGATCAAGGCGCACAGCCCCACGGTGACTGTGGTGCGGGAAACCATCACCATCAAGGACCCCAAGCCGCTGCTCAAGGAATGGTCGAAGACCACGCTGGATGACTTGGCCTGCTTCGACAACACCATGAGGCGGATCGAAACGGACCTCGGCACCATGCGTGCCCGCGCCAATGCCTGGGCCACCGGCGACATCGCCGCGCTGCGCTCGCTGCCCGCCGCCGAGCAATGGGAAGCATGCAACAGCGCGATTTCCGAAACCGGCGTCGGCAAGCGGCTGGGCTATGGCGATGCGAAGCACAAGCTGCGGACCAAATGGCTGGCCGCCGCGGAGACGGCGCTTGCGCGCAACACGGTCAGTTTCGCCACGCTGTCGCTCAACGACATGCTGGGTGCGGATGGCTATCTGGCCGGGCTGGAAGCCAGGGGCTACACGGTGATCGCGCCGGACGAATGA
- the dxs gene encoding 1-deoxy-D-xylulose-5-phosphate synthase, producing the protein MIDASRYPLLSKIDNPADLRQLPETDVRAAADELRAFLIESVGKSGGHFGAGLGVVELTTVLHYLYDTPHDRIVWDVGHQCYPHKILTGRRDRIHTVKQKDGVAPFPKREESEYDTFGVGHSSTSISAALGMAIANARAGIDRRIVAVIGDGAMTAGMAWEALGHAGGMDEEPDILVILNDNRMSISEAVGGLTKMLGRMSGNRTLNAIREGGKKLLGDKRNPPARFVKRWEEHWKGMFVPSTLFEQMGFHYTGPIDGHDTDALLQTLKTLKGLKGPQLLHVITTKGKGYELAEGDQIGYHAVSPFDPSIGVVGKPAAKKPTYTDVFGDWLCDMAAADPKLLGITPAMREGSGLVHFSQEYPDRYFDVAIAEQHAVTLAAGMACEGAKPVVAIYSTFLQRGYDQLVHDVAIQELDVLFAIDRGGVVGPDGATHAGNLDLSYLRCVPNMLVMAPADENECRQMLSTGHHHPGPAAVRYPRGTGPGVAVQPGLDTLPVGKAQLRRSGARIALLAFGALVPAAQQVGEELGLTMVNMRFVKPLDRALVLELANSHEGFVTLEDNVVAGGAGSGVAELLAAEGIVLPILHLGLPDAFQHHASREDLLAEAGLDVAGIRAAVLERWPELLQPPRAQAAS; encoded by the coding sequence ATGATCGATGCGTCCCGCTATCCCCTGTTGTCGAAGATCGACAACCCCGCCGACCTGCGCCAGCTGCCCGAAACCGACGTGCGCGCGGCGGCCGACGAGCTGCGCGCGTTCCTGATCGAATCGGTAGGCAAGTCCGGCGGGCATTTCGGCGCGGGCCTGGGCGTGGTGGAGCTGACCACCGTCCTGCATTACCTGTATGACACGCCGCACGATCGCATCGTCTGGGACGTGGGCCACCAGTGCTACCCGCACAAGATCCTCACCGGCCGCCGCGACCGCATCCACACGGTCAAGCAGAAGGACGGCGTGGCGCCGTTCCCCAAGCGCGAGGAAAGCGAATACGACACTTTCGGCGTCGGCCACTCCTCGACCTCGATTTCGGCCGCGCTGGGCATGGCCATCGCCAATGCGCGCGCCGGCATCGACCGCCGGATCGTGGCGGTGATCGGCGATGGCGCGATGACCGCGGGCATGGCCTGGGAAGCACTCGGCCACGCCGGCGGCATGGACGAGGAACCGGACATCCTGGTGATCCTCAACGACAACCGCATGTCGATCAGCGAGGCGGTGGGCGGGCTGACCAAGATGCTCGGGCGCATGTCCGGCAACCGCACCCTCAACGCGATCCGCGAGGGCGGCAAGAAGCTGCTGGGCGACAAGCGCAACCCGCCGGCGCGCTTCGTCAAGCGCTGGGAAGAACACTGGAAAGGCATGTTCGTGCCATCCACCCTGTTCGAGCAGATGGGCTTCCACTACACCGGCCCGATCGACGGTCACGACACCGACGCCCTGCTGCAGACGCTGAAGACGCTGAAGGGCCTGAAAGGGCCGCAGCTGCTGCACGTCATCACCACCAAGGGCAAAGGCTACGAGCTGGCCGAAGGCGACCAGATCGGCTACCACGCGGTCAGCCCGTTCGACCCGTCCATCGGCGTGGTCGGCAAGCCCGCGGCGAAGAAGCCCACCTATACCGACGTATTCGGCGACTGGCTCTGCGACATGGCCGCCGCCGACCCCAAACTGCTCGGCATCACCCCGGCGATGCGCGAAGGCTCGGGGCTGGTGCATTTCAGCCAGGAATACCCGGACCGCTATTTCGACGTCGCCATCGCCGAACAGCACGCGGTGACGCTGGCCGCCGGCATGGCCTGCGAAGGCGCGAAGCCCGTCGTGGCGATCTACTCCACCTTCCTGCAGCGCGGCTACGACCAGCTGGTGCACGACGTCGCCATCCAGGAACTGGACGTGCTGTTCGCCATCGATCGCGGCGGCGTGGTCGGCCCGGACGGTGCCACACATGCGGGTAACCTCGACCTCAGCTACCTGCGCTGCGTGCCGAACATGCTGGTGATGGCGCCGGCCGACGAGAACGAATGCCGGCAGATGCTGTCCACCGGCCACCACCACCCCGGCCCGGCCGCGGTGCGCTACCCGCGCGGCACCGGCCCGGGCGTGGCCGTGCAACCGGGCCTGGACACGCTGCCGGTCGGCAAGGCGCAGCTGCGCCGCAGCGGCGCGCGGATCGCCCTGCTCGCCTTCGGCGCGCTGGTGCCGGCGGCGCAGCAGGTGGGCGAGGAGCTGGGCCTCACAATGGTCAACATGCGCTTCGTCAAGCCGCTGGACCGCGCTCTGGTGCTCGAACTGGCGAACAGCCACGAAGGCTTCGTGACCCTTGAAGACAACGTGGTGGCAGGCGGCGCCGGCAGCGGCGTGGCCGAACTGCTGGCGGCCGAAGGCATCGTCCTGCCGATCCTGCACCTCGGGCTGCCCGATGCCTTCCAGCACCACGCCAGCCGCGAAGACCTGCTGGCCGAAGCCGGGCTGGACGTGGCCGGCATCCGCGCCGCGGTGCTGGAGCGCTGGCCGGAACTGCTGCAGCCGCCGCGCGCGCAGGCCGCCTCCTGA
- a CDS encoding queuosine precursor transporter encodes MRLLDDRATRLFAALAAFFCANAVLAEFIGVKIFALEGSLGIAPLHWNLFGQGGTLDFTAGTVVWPIVFIMTDTVNEYFGKRGVRMVSWLAAGLVAYGFLFAYIAIRLAPASWWVGAAQDQGVPDYQAAYAAVFGQGMWIMVGSLVAFLIGQLIDIHVFHQIRRRTGERHAWLRATGSTAVSQLVDSFVVLYIAFVLGPQHWPTSLFLAVGSLNYAYKMLAAIALIPLLYLARAAIHRYLGRDRAAQLREQAAST; translated from the coding sequence ATGCGCCTGCTGGACGATCGCGCGACCCGTCTGTTCGCCGCGCTGGCGGCGTTCTTCTGCGCCAATGCGGTGCTGGCGGAATTCATCGGGGTCAAGATCTTCGCGCTGGAAGGCTCGCTGGGGATCGCGCCACTGCACTGGAACCTGTTCGGACAGGGCGGCACGCTGGACTTCACCGCCGGCACGGTGGTCTGGCCGATCGTGTTCATTATGACCGACACGGTCAACGAATACTTCGGCAAGCGCGGCGTGCGGATGGTCAGCTGGCTGGCCGCGGGGTTGGTGGCCTACGGCTTCCTGTTCGCGTACATCGCCATCCGGCTGGCGCCCGCCAGCTGGTGGGTGGGTGCGGCGCAGGACCAAGGCGTGCCGGACTACCAGGCCGCGTATGCAGCGGTGTTCGGCCAGGGCATGTGGATCATGGTCGGCTCGCTGGTGGCGTTCCTGATCGGCCAGCTGATCGACATCCACGTCTTCCACCAGATCCGTCGCCGCACCGGCGAACGCCACGCCTGGCTGCGCGCCACCGGATCCACCGCGGTGTCGCAGCTGGTGGACAGCTTCGTGGTGCTGTACATCGCCTTCGTGCTCGGCCCGCAGCATTGGCCCACCTCGCTGTTCCTGGCGGTCGGCTCGCTGAACTACGCCTACAAGATGCTGGCGGCCATCGCGCTGATCCCGCTGCTCTACCTCGCCCGCGCCGCCATCCACCGCTACCTCGGTCGGGATCGGGCGGCGCAGCTGCGTGAACAGGCGGCATCGACCTGA
- a CDS encoding site-specific integrase, which yields MQKRDLGADERAKPGEAAVHLDTATVRGLAIPDKGSRLWLDDEIPGFGCQVTYGGTKTFRLRYRRGGKWYSLKIGRWHDPGERLRPSRGAAQKSEGISAGDARVKAAELRRQINAGGHPAFEVRAAAAEQQRAERGLVTVRQAWAEYCGTDEAPGFVYQRARPMAPKSILQIQTSFANHVEPRIGGRAMSSIEAEDIEAIALEVGKSRMRKGRKVGGPAAARHVVAHLSAFFAWALKRKLVKANPAKAIDRGEVLEPAPVRERYLAPEEFDAVMRALDEWPLVAKRGSRHGPAKIVRLDEPQVRQLVSCEAFRVGLLTAARKSEVYKMRWSDVDLDTRVWRRPARTMKARKAHEIVLAPTAVNSLRKLRDAHGDPVFAFPGKQRLDALIAGRRLKGDEGGPMKDAHELWGRIRRTIGLDDVTIHDLRHTAASVLISAGYTLDDVGAQLAHANPQTTKRYAHLMHERKREMADAMEAFSNMRKQSAPAG from the coding sequence ATGCAAAAACGAGATCTTGGAGCCGATGAGAGGGCGAAGCCCGGCGAGGCCGCGGTGCATCTCGACACCGCAACTGTGCGCGGACTGGCGATCCCCGACAAGGGTAGCCGGCTATGGCTCGACGACGAGATCCCCGGCTTCGGCTGCCAGGTCACCTATGGCGGGACGAAGACTTTCCGGCTTCGCTATCGGCGCGGAGGCAAGTGGTACTCGCTCAAGATTGGCCGTTGGCATGACCCGGGCGAGCGGCTCAGGCCTTCGCGCGGAGCCGCTCAGAAAAGCGAGGGCATCTCGGCGGGGGATGCGCGCGTCAAAGCGGCAGAGCTCAGGCGCCAGATCAACGCCGGCGGGCACCCGGCATTCGAGGTGCGGGCAGCAGCTGCCGAACAGCAGCGCGCCGAGCGCGGGCTGGTCACGGTGCGCCAGGCGTGGGCGGAATACTGCGGCACCGATGAGGCGCCGGGTTTTGTCTACCAACGCGCCCGGCCGATGGCCCCGAAGTCGATCCTGCAGATCCAGACCTCGTTCGCGAATCACGTGGAGCCGCGCATCGGCGGTCGCGCCATGTCGAGCATCGAGGCGGAAGACATCGAAGCCATCGCGCTCGAGGTCGGCAAGTCGCGCATGCGCAAGGGCCGGAAGGTCGGCGGCCCAGCTGCGGCGCGTCATGTCGTCGCGCACCTGTCCGCGTTCTTTGCGTGGGCGCTCAAGCGCAAGCTCGTCAAGGCGAATCCGGCGAAGGCTATCGATCGGGGGGAAGTGCTGGAGCCGGCGCCAGTCCGCGAGCGCTACCTCGCGCCGGAGGAGTTCGACGCCGTCATGCGCGCGCTGGACGAATGGCCCCTCGTGGCCAAGCGCGGCTCTCGGCATGGCCCGGCGAAGATCGTTCGATTGGACGAGCCGCAGGTGCGGCAGCTGGTGAGCTGCGAGGCGTTCCGTGTCGGCCTGCTCACGGCAGCCCGAAAGAGCGAGGTCTACAAGATGCGGTGGTCGGACGTCGACCTCGACACGCGCGTATGGCGTCGGCCTGCCCGGACGATGAAGGCGCGCAAGGCGCACGAGATCGTTTTAGCGCCGACCGCGGTCAATTCCCTGCGGAAGCTGAGGGATGCACATGGCGATCCGGTGTTCGCGTTCCCGGGCAAGCAGCGGCTGGATGCCCTCATCGCCGGGCGTAGGTTGAAGGGCGACGAGGGTGGGCCGATGAAGGACGCGCACGAGCTCTGGGGCCGCATCCGCCGGACTATCGGCCTGGACGACGTGACCATTCACGACCTGCGGCACACCGCTGCGAGCGTGCTCATAAGCGCCGGCTACACGCTCGACGACGTCGGCGCCCAGCTGGCGCACGCGAACCCGCAGACGACAAAGCGCTACGCGCATCTCATGCACGAACGCAAGCGCGAGATGGCCGACGCGATGGAGGCATTCTCGAACATGCGCAAGCAGTCGGCGCCTGCCGGCTAA
- a CDS encoding helix-turn-helix domain-containing protein has translation MSAGLDAQATRLLARLRRGPITSLQGLEELGIARTASRVCELRKDGHEIQSEYVKVRDRYGSKCRVARYHLVKERA, from the coding sequence ATGAGCGCCGGCCTCGACGCTCAGGCTACCCGCCTGCTAGCGCGGCTGCGCCGCGGCCCCATCACCTCGCTGCAGGGACTCGAAGAGCTCGGCATCGCGCGTACCGCATCCCGCGTCTGCGAGCTGCGCAAGGATGGTCACGAGATCCAGTCCGAGTACGTGAAGGTTCGCGACCGCTACGGGAGCAAGTGCCGCGTTGCGCGCTATCACCTGGTCAAGGAGCGCGCGTGA
- a CDS encoding bifunctional DNA primase/polymerase: MNQAAEYISHGWALCNIPPGKKGPEGLDAKGWNTQGRAIRDPRKLRGGHNVGLLHAWSGTVAIDIDQYDAAVAWLEGKGVDLQQLLAADDAVQIKSGRPNKAKLLYVVPQGVDPLGLSSVSIHATEPNAEGKFPVILEFRCATKDGLSVQDVLPPSFHPLTGKPYEWGGDWREVGELPEALLKLWREHLDEDDRSRRKRGATGPGTSAEVLDMVRRAQAAGLKPYRCGDGFRAYCPVHGGESGTTFKIDEGGGGKVLVHCHAKCAPEAIFAALPGRDRGVPAVSTVEQLKRAQDARKAPLGSSGAVILPAMPEELLALPGGLGELQRWIVGYMSHPSPGAAGVAALATMTHFAMSHLGIASRDGLGFNEQYLLLAPTGFGKEDLRKPIRKIAEALPDRLPRTAGNLTIQRLPEVRENAPASLQGMHSALELNRAHTFLPDEFGEWQAHAAKDGHKQQAAAYAMQAYTKAFGVLEAPSVSTHGNAKPYMPVKHPRVLIFATSTAERMLEAVTASQADSGGLNRFVILVAEQDRIAKRYPSAKASDYVPPNAVLDLVAWVASLPEQLLPLEPEAWDYHDAHDAAVLEVLAYRDPRLAKRLNEQALKLAGLVALGERRLTVTARDLAIAYAIREGLYHRAAALVGYDGALSGMHPTGRALEQIRQHLVEKPFIYRSHLPKVSRKFAGLSIPEREAVLRAVQSEGFAKLDGGKLVSLIHEEAAA, from the coding sequence TTGAATCAGGCTGCCGAATACATCTCCCACGGCTGGGCGTTGTGCAACATCCCGCCTGGCAAGAAAGGCCCGGAAGGTCTTGACGCAAAGGGATGGAACACACAAGGGCGGGCGATCCGAGATCCGCGCAAGCTGCGCGGTGGGCACAACGTCGGCCTGCTGCATGCATGGTCAGGAACCGTCGCGATCGACATCGACCAGTACGATGCGGCGGTCGCTTGGCTTGAGGGGAAGGGAGTCGACCTGCAGCAGCTGCTAGCTGCCGACGATGCAGTGCAGATCAAGAGCGGGCGGCCGAACAAAGCGAAGCTGCTCTATGTCGTCCCCCAAGGGGTCGATCCGCTCGGCCTTTCGTCGGTCTCCATCCACGCTACCGAGCCCAATGCAGAGGGTAAGTTCCCGGTCATTCTCGAATTCAGGTGCGCGACGAAAGACGGCCTATCCGTGCAGGACGTGCTGCCACCGTCGTTCCACCCGCTGACAGGGAAGCCCTACGAATGGGGTGGCGATTGGCGCGAGGTGGGCGAGCTTCCCGAGGCCTTGCTCAAGCTCTGGCGCGAGCACCTGGACGAAGACGACCGGAGCCGCCGTAAGCGCGGCGCCACCGGCCCTGGAACAAGTGCCGAAGTTCTCGACATGGTGCGCCGTGCGCAAGCTGCTGGCCTCAAGCCGTACCGATGCGGGGACGGATTCCGGGCCTACTGCCCCGTGCATGGTGGTGAGAGCGGGACTACGTTCAAGATCGACGAGGGTGGGGGCGGCAAGGTGCTGGTGCACTGCCACGCCAAGTGCGCGCCAGAGGCCATCTTCGCGGCACTCCCTGGGCGTGACCGTGGGGTGCCGGCCGTCTCAACAGTCGAGCAGCTCAAGCGCGCGCAGGATGCCCGCAAGGCACCGCTTGGCTCCAGCGGAGCCGTCATCCTGCCCGCCATGCCCGAGGAGCTGCTCGCGTTGCCTGGTGGCTTGGGCGAGCTGCAGCGATGGATCGTCGGCTACATGTCGCATCCGTCGCCTGGCGCTGCCGGTGTGGCGGCGCTGGCCACGATGACGCACTTCGCCATGTCGCACCTTGGCATCGCCAGCCGCGACGGGCTCGGGTTCAATGAGCAGTACCTGCTGCTGGCGCCGACCGGCTTCGGAAAGGAAGACCTACGCAAGCCGATTCGCAAGATCGCCGAGGCCTTGCCGGATCGTCTGCCGCGCACCGCAGGCAACCTCACCATCCAGCGCCTTCCAGAGGTACGCGAAAACGCACCGGCCTCGCTGCAGGGCATGCATAGCGCGCTCGAGCTCAACCGCGCCCATACCTTTCTGCCCGACGAGTTCGGCGAGTGGCAGGCGCATGCGGCCAAGGATGGCCACAAGCAGCAGGCGGCCGCGTACGCGATGCAGGCCTATACCAAGGCGTTCGGGGTGCTCGAAGCACCGAGTGTGTCGACGCACGGCAACGCTAAGCCTTACATGCCGGTGAAGCACCCTCGCGTACTCATCTTTGCAACCTCGACCGCCGAGAGGATGCTCGAGGCGGTGACGGCCAGCCAGGCCGATAGCGGCGGCCTGAACCGCTTCGTGATTCTTGTCGCCGAGCAGGATCGCATCGCCAAGCGCTACCCAAGCGCCAAGGCGTCGGACTACGTTCCGCCCAACGCAGTGCTCGACCTGGTCGCATGGGTGGCCTCGCTGCCTGAGCAGCTGCTACCGCTCGAGCCCGAGGCATGGGACTACCACGACGCGCACGATGCTGCCGTGCTTGAGGTGCTCGCCTATCGCGATCCGCGCCTTGCGAAGCGTCTCAACGAGCAGGCACTCAAGCTGGCCGGTCTCGTGGCGTTGGGTGAGCGCCGACTCACTGTGACGGCACGCGACCTCGCCATCGCTTATGCCATTCGCGAGGGGCTCTATCACCGGGCCGCGGCGCTGGTCGGCTATGACGGCGCGCTCAGTGGAATGCACCCGACAGGGCGGGCACTAGAGCAGATCCGGCAGCACCTGGTCGAGAAGCCGTTTATCTATCGGTCGCACCTGCCGAAGGTCTCGCGGAAGTTCGCCGGTCTCTCGATCCCCGAACGCGAGGCGGTGTTGCGGGCAGTTCAAAGCGAGGGGTTCGCAAAGCTCGACGGCGGAAAGCTGGTCTCGCTCATTCACGAGGAGGCCGCTGCGTGA
- a CDS encoding phage tail assembly chaperone, with protein MNPRSLASLAPPPSFRLLVKLPVPGRAGVVEMRFRTRTRTELAEFAKELAGMTDEAAIAAVAEGWNLADEFNAESIAALCEAVPGAGHAIVQAYLRESTGAEVG; from the coding sequence GTGAACCCGCGCAGCCTGGCGTCGCTGGCGCCCCCGCCGAGTTTCCGCCTGCTGGTGAAGCTGCCGGTGCCGGGGCGCGCCGGCGTGGTCGAGATGCGGTTCCGCACCCGCACCCGCACCGAGCTCGCCGAGTTTGCGAAAGAGCTGGCCGGCATGACCGACGAGGCGGCGATTGCCGCGGTAGCCGAGGGTTGGAACCTGGCGGACGAATTCAACGCCGAGAGCATCGCCGCCCTGTGCGAGGCGGTGCCGGGTGCGGGGCACGCGATCGTGCAGGCGTACCTGCGCGAGAGCACCGGAGCGGAGGTGGGATAA